The following coding sequences are from one Gossypium hirsutum isolate 1008001.06 chromosome A12, Gossypium_hirsutum_v2.1, whole genome shotgun sequence window:
- the LOC107916950 gene encoding uncharacterized protein At4g15970 yields MSPEISKHIRSAALVLTVLTLSAFLLYTATDSDRLSSGSFSSSFATIFPSYLNYSSSSNPTQELEEILKNASMVNNTVILTTLNDAWARTGSIVDLFLKSFMLGDGTRKLLDHLVIVSMDERAYNRCRIVHKHCYALVTKGVDFHQEAYFMTPQYLKMMWRRIDFLQTVLELGYSFVFTDADIMWFRDPFPRFFPDADFQISCDNYLGRPEDMNNSPNGGFNYVKSNSRSIAFYKFWYSSRETYPGYHDQDVLNKIKSDQMITKIGLKIRFLDTAYFGGLCEPSRDLNVVCTMHVNCCIGMDRKLHDLNLMLQDWRAFMSLPPDLKNQSIISWRVPRNCSLDPLDIPVPAPPKMDVKEEGED; encoded by the exons ATGTCTCCGGAAATATCGAAGCACATCCGCAGTGCAGCTCTCGTTTTGACGGTTCTCACTCTTTCCGCTTTCCTTCTTTACACTGCCACTGATTCCGACCGTTTGTCGTCCGGTTCCTTTTCCTCCTCCTTCGCTACCATTTTCCCTTCCTACCTCAATTACTCCTCTTCCTCG AATCCAACGCAGGAGcttgaagaaattttgaaaaatgcttCCATGGTGAATAATACTGTTATTTTAACGACTTTAAATGATGCCTGGGCAAGAACTGGTTCGATTGTTGACCTTTTCCTCAAGAGCTTTATGCTCGGAGATGGAACCCGTAAGCTTTTGGACCATTTGGTGATTGTTTCCATGGATGAAAGGGCATATAATCGTTGTCGAATTGTACATAAGCACTGCTATGCTCTTGTCACCAAAGGTGTTGATTTTCATCAAGAAGCATACTTTATGACCCCACAATACTTGAAGATGATGTGGAGAAGGATTGACTTTCTCCAAACCGTCCTTGAATTGGGTTATAGTTTCGTATTCACG GATGCTGATATCATGTGGTTTAGGGATCCATTTCCACGCTTCTTTCCAGATGCTGATTTCCAGATATCATGTGACAATTATTTAGGGAGACCTGAGGATATGAATAACAGTCCCAACGGGGGATTTAATTATGTGAAATCTAACAGTCGTTCCATAGCATTCTATAAGTTCTGGTATTCATCGCGGGAAACATATCCAGGATATCACGACCAGGATGTTCTGAATAAGATAAAGTCGGATCAAATGATCACAAAGATAGGGTTGAAGATAAGATTTTTGGATACAGCTTATTTCGGTGGGCTTTGTGAACCAAGCAGGGACTTGAATGTAGTATGTACAATGCATGTAAATTGCTGTATTGGTATGGATAGAAAGCTTCATGACCTCAACCTTATGCTTCAAGACTGGAGAGCTTTCATGTCATTGCCTCCGGATCTGAAGAACCAATCTATCATCTCCTGGAGAGTCCCTCGCAATTGCAG TCTCGATCCTTTAGACATTCCGGTTCCTGCACCTCCAAAGATGGATGTTAAAGAAGAGGGAGAAGATTGA
- the LOC121211444 gene encoding uncharacterized protein, producing the protein MISLRHHLHEGLKTEYLTVKDPQILWANLKERYDHQKTVILPKARYEWLNLRLQDFKSVSDYNSAMFRITSQLNLCEEKITDAEMLEKTYSTFHANNVVLQNNELLMKNHELCPTGSALFPEANVSLHNGQELKETHHANSSVRGHGRGRGHGCEHRYGYGRGGRFKNSHSYQK; encoded by the coding sequence ATGATTTCCCTTCGCCATCACCTCCATGAAGGTCTAAAGACCGAATATTTGACTGTTAAGGACCCTCAAATTCTTTGGGCCAATCTAAAGGAAAGATATGACCACCAGAAAACTGTGATTTTGCCTAAAGCTCGTTATGAGTGGCTGAATTTAAGATTGCAAGACTTTAAGTCTGTTAGTGATTATAACTCGGCCATGTTCAGAATCACTTCACAATTGAATTTATGTGAAGAGAAGATTACTGATGCAGAAATGTTAGAAAAAACATACTCAACTTTCCATGCAAATAATGTTGTCCTGCAAAACAACGAGCTGCTGATGAAAAACCATGAATTATGCCCAACTGGCTCTGCTCTATTCCCTGAAGCGAATGTAAGTTTACACAATGGGCAAGAATTAAAAGAAACACACCATGCAAATAGTAGTGTGCGTGGCCATGGTCGTGGCCGAGGGCATGGCTGCGAACATAGATATGGATATGGTCGAGGTGGTCGTTttaaaaattcacattcctaCCAGAAGTAG